The following nucleotide sequence is from Bactrocera oleae isolate idBacOlea1 chromosome 2, idBacOlea1, whole genome shotgun sequence.
ATATTCAGACGGACAGtaagacggacatagctaaatcgactcagcccgacgctggtcatttatatatacattatagggtcttcgacttTTACTTTTGGTCgtttcaaacttcgtggcaaactttatagaccctgttcagggtataaagtgCAGAAATAGTGTCTCTTATATAAGTTAACTCAGCTCTTAATGGTCGAAGGCGGATCTTGATTTTTAAAGTTCATCGATGCCGAATGTGAGGCCGATGACTGaccttttatcaaaaatattggcACATTATTGCTTACAAATGAAACTAAGCGCACGTCTATTCGAATACCTGACAATGACTTTGCCTGgtactaaaatttgtttaatagtccccacatatttaatttaattatcaaCTCTGTAGTACAATACTATGTATGCCAGATGTTAGGACTTCTACCCAACGCGATGTCAGTGCTGATTTCAATACAAGCTAGTAAAATTTAACGTTGGTTGACTTCCTTTGAGGGAATAAGATCGTTGAAGCAACACATAGAACTCCATGTACCTaagatttctttaaattatagtacataaatttatttatgtgttgCTGAAGacttttcattttactttagTCTACTTGTAATTTAAGTGGACAGGAGTATATACGAATTTAACTGAATTCCAGTATCATACTTACCCATTGCATGcttcttaataaatttattttcactgaATTATTAATgatatatgtacaaaaattctatatttaaaCCCAGATACTCACCAATGATGCATCCGGTATATATGAAATTTCCCGTCGCTGGCGTTCAAGTGCAAGATGGCAAGTACTTCTGCAACGAATCGACGTGTCGGGTGGATTTAAGTTTAGTCGGCGCAAAATCAACGGGCACATACGAATGTGAGGTATCTGGTGATGCCCCACACTTTAAGTTGGCGGCAAAAGGGGACAACATGACCGTAGCAGGTGAGAATCCATACGCACGCATACAGTGCTCCTATCGCCACACAAACTCAGCACATACAAAAGTTGACAGAAATTGTATCGACAACTAACGACTGAAAATAAGTAGCAAAATCAGCACGAAAAATCACGCTATATCGTGTAGTTAGCGATACTGTTTTTTTGTTAGAAATCTTAGTTGCTCTAGCGCGATATCCACTTGTGCACGAACTGCTGTTCAATGCAATGCCACTTTCAATTTTTGTATCCTTCTCGCCCTTCTTTTTCGAACGTATTCGCAGCGCTGCCTCAGAGTGACCCGCTGATCGACAGCTTCAATTCAATGTACCGCATGGAAGAACTACTGAGCGCCACTTGCACCTCGGACTACTCAAGTTTGCCCACGCGACTGACATGGTTTATCAACGCCGAACAGGTGAGTAGGGGGTGTCTTAAAATGCGCGCACTTAAAGACATCCTACGTAAAATGTTAAAGTTTATCGGAACTATTTATATCGGTGATATGATTTTTGCGTTCTCTATTATTTCGCTctaaaaaatacatactttcCTATTTCTATTTCCACCTTATATTAACCAATTGTATCATTGCGGTGTCACAAAttgatatttctattttatttctcTTTGTTCTCGCTCCTTGTCGCACCGCACAGGCTTCACTAGGTGAACTTCAACCCAGCATTGACACCAGCATTCCGGCGCACGATTACGTCCTGCGACGCCAAAAGCTTCAGGTGCGCTTTTATTTGAGCGGTCCACGCTTCTATCATGCTGGAAAAAGTCTGGAATTGAAGTGCGTGgcggaaattgaaaatttcccGGAACTGAAGCGTGAAACGTCATTGACTGCGGCAATCACACACTACGACAATTTGAACAATCAGATGCTGATACATGCCGGTAGTGGAGCGAGTGGTGCTACGACCGGTAAGTATCTTAAATATAGTAAGGGTGGTTATTGTAAAAGCGGTATAACGAAAAGGGAATAAATTGTAAAAGCGATAATAAATTCGAACATATATTCCTGGTTTAGGATTTTATttccttatacatatatgtttacctACATTTAGTATAAGTTTGATACTATGGGGTTCATTTATGACGTAGGACTGCCCGAAAATGAGCAAGCCTAAGTAGTAACCACACCCAACTCAAGTTTAATCGTTGTtccaaaaatatgaaattttcttaCCATTAGGTCGAATTTAGTTTTTGATGAAGAAAAATCTATACAAAATGAATTTCGCCTTAGGTTATACTAAGtctaaaaaatcgtaaaatttaGAATAAAGTGGTACTACCCCCCATATGTGGTACCACCCCGATCTATTACGAGAACACCAAGGTTGAGTCATATAATAtcaacaataaacaaaagcgAAAATTCTGGTAcctaaatatgttttattcaGATAACTACATTGGTATTGAATTTGAATAatataaagtgaaagaatcagatgttaTTTAGAAGTGTGTTCTATGGAAAGaaggcgtggttat
It contains:
- the beat-Va gene encoding uncharacterized protein beat-Va — encoded protein: MNIEQLLYGFILLIADFHRISCLFVTDINVPEIVDFRDNVTLSCSYDMSGHTLNSVKWYKDKLEFFRYSPMMHPVYMKFPVAGVQVQDGKYFCNESTCRVDLSLVGAKSTGTYECEVSGDAPHFKLAAKGDNMTVAALPQSDPLIDSFNSMYRMEELLSATCTSDYSSLPTRLTWFINAEQASLGELQPSIDTSIPAHDYVLRRQKLQVRFYLSGPRFYHAGKSLELKCVAEIENFPELKRETSLTAAITHYDNLNNQMLIHAGSGASGATTGIHQHISFSKNVPVLFAICLLFIKMLLSL